A stretch of the Nerophis ophidion isolate RoL-2023_Sa linkage group LG29, RoL_Noph_v1.0, whole genome shotgun sequence genome encodes the following:
- the ube2a gene encoding ubiquitin-conjugating enzyme E2 A, with product MSTPARRRLMRDFKRLQEDPPAGVSGAPSENNIMVWNAVIFGPEGTPFEDGTFKLTIEFTEEYPNKPPTVRFVSKMFHPNVYADGSICLDILQNRWSPTYDVSSILTSIQSLLDEPNPNSPANSQAAQLYQENKREYEKRVSAIVEQSWRDC from the exons gCTGCAAGAAGATCCTCCTGCCGGGGTGAGCGGGGCTCCATCAGAAAATAATATCATGGTATGGAACGCTGTCATTTTTGG TCCTGAGGGAACTCCTTTTGAAGATG GGACTTTCAAACTTACCATCGAGTTCACAGAGGAATATCCAAATAAGCCTCCAACAGTGAGGTTTGTCTCTAAAATGTTTCATCCTAATG TATATGCCGACGGCAGCATATGTTTAGATATTCTTCAAAACCGTTGGAGTCCCACTTATGACGTATCTTCAATATTAACTTCTATACAG TCTTTGCTGGACGAGCCAAACCCAAACAGTCCGGCAAACAGCCAGGCGGCCCAGCTGTACCAAGAAAACAAGCGGGAGTACGAGAAGAGGGTTTCTGCTATTGTTGAACAAAGTTGGCGTGACTGTTGA